In Microbulbifer sp. GL-2, the following are encoded in one genomic region:
- the gltB gene encoding glutamate synthase large subunit has protein sequence MGSSLYQLDEFKDNCGFGLIAHLHGVASHKLVQTAIESLTCMTHRGGIAADGKTGDGCGLLLQKPDAFLRSVARDLFGAELTDNYAVGSVMLPLGEGEAQSARQTIERELEAQGLHIVGWRTVPTNPECLGPIAHDCQPHFEQLLINDAKQPLGEARFNARLYVARRRAEQRLSGDVYIASLSTSVLSYKGLTIPADLPKFFPELADPRLETAICVFHQRFSTNTMPRWPLAQPFRMLAHNGEINTITGNRNWSVARTSKFVTELIPELNELAPLVNREGSDSSSLDNMLEMLLAGGMELHRALRMLVPPAWQNVEGMDADLRAFYEYISMHMEPWDGPAGLVMTDGRYAVCTLDRNGLRPSRWVITKDDIITVASEIGVYDYAPEDVVAKGRLGPGQMLSVDTLEGKLYHTADIDNMLKRAQPYKRWLKEKARRIRSKLVTAPVDNNFSHQQFKVYQKLFSSSLEERDKVVRPMAEAGQEAVGSMGDDTPMAVLSRYNRSLYDYFRQQFAQVTNPPIDPLRETVVMSLETCLGREKSVFEETPEHADRVILSSPVLSHMKYTALLSLDRPGFDAEIFDLNYDPAEQGLKVAVERLCERVEASVRAGTVIVVLSDRDIREGHLPIDALLATGAVHHHLVHAGLRCDSNVVVDTASARDAHQLACLVGVGATAVHPYFSYSIINHLIDTGELLLDAAEAQKNYRNGIIKGLLKILSKMGISTVASYRGAMLFELVGLSKDVVDLCFPGAPTRIEGAGFVELQADMASRANIAWKARKPVSPGGLHKYVHGQEYHTFNPDVVTALRRAASTGDYSAWRDYAELVNQRPVATLRDMLGFKENLEPVPLEEVEPVAQIVRRFDSAAMSLGALSPEAHESLAQAMNRLGGRSNSGEGGEDPARFGTDKVSKIKQIASGRFGVTPHYLVNAEVLQIKVAQGAKPGEGGQLPGGKVNGLIARLRYSVPGVTLISPPPHHDIYSIEDLAQLIFDLKQVNPDALVSVKLVSRPGVGTIAAGVAKAYADLITISGYDGGTAASPITSIRYAGSPWELGLAETHQTLRVNDLRDKVRVQTDGGLKSGLDVIKAAILGAESFGFGTAPMVAIGCKYLRICHLNNCATGIATQRKNLRDEHYIGTAEMAMNFFRFVAEETREWMARLGVRSLEELIGRVDLLRVLDGETDKQKKLDLSPLLHTDELLDSKPQTCQLARNEPWDKGELAERMVEEILPSIEGLAGGEFSYHVTNCDRSLGARLSGEIAKRHGNQGMVEAPIKLSLKGVAGQSFGVWNAGGLEMYLEGDANDYVGKGMAGGKLVIRPPENSTFASQDTSIVGNTCLYGATGGKLFAAGRAGERFAVRNSGAFSVVEGAGDHCCEYMTGGMVAVLGRTGFNFGAGMTGGFAYVLDLERDFFDRCNHELIELRRISSEILEPHQSHLREVIEEYTSETGSAWGEELLDNFDDYLSRFWLVKPKAASLADLLSDVRKRGE, from the coding sequence ATGGGTAGCAGTCTGTATCAGTTGGATGAGTTTAAAGACAACTGCGGTTTTGGTCTGATCGCTCATTTGCATGGAGTGGCGAGCCACAAGTTGGTGCAGACAGCCATTGAATCCCTTACCTGCATGACCCACCGTGGTGGTATCGCCGCCGACGGAAAGACCGGCGACGGTTGTGGCCTGCTGCTTCAGAAGCCCGATGCATTCCTGCGCAGCGTAGCCCGTGACCTGTTTGGTGCCGAACTGACCGATAACTATGCAGTAGGTTCGGTAATGTTGCCCCTCGGCGAAGGCGAGGCCCAAAGCGCACGCCAAACCATAGAACGTGAGTTGGAGGCCCAGGGGTTACATATCGTCGGCTGGCGTACTGTGCCCACCAATCCAGAATGTCTCGGACCTATTGCCCACGACTGTCAGCCACACTTTGAACAGTTGCTGATCAATGATGCCAAGCAGCCGCTGGGAGAAGCCCGCTTCAATGCGCGTTTATATGTTGCACGCCGCAGAGCTGAGCAACGGTTAAGTGGCGATGTCTATATCGCCAGTCTCTCCACCAGTGTCCTTTCCTACAAAGGCTTGACGATCCCGGCGGACCTACCAAAGTTTTTTCCAGAGTTAGCCGATCCGCGCCTGGAAACCGCAATTTGTGTATTCCACCAGCGCTTCTCCACCAACACCATGCCACGCTGGCCATTGGCGCAGCCCTTTAGGATGTTGGCCCACAATGGTGAGATCAATACCATCACTGGTAACCGTAACTGGTCAGTAGCGCGCACCAGCAAGTTCGTTACAGAGTTGATACCGGAGCTGAATGAACTGGCCCCCTTGGTAAATCGCGAGGGTTCCGACTCTTCCAGCCTCGATAATATGCTGGAAATGCTGCTGGCTGGAGGGATGGAATTACACCGTGCGCTGCGTATGCTGGTGCCGCCCGCATGGCAGAATGTTGAGGGTATGGACGCAGATTTACGCGCCTTTTACGAGTATATTTCCATGCATATGGAGCCCTGGGATGGACCCGCGGGCCTGGTGATGACCGATGGCCGCTATGCGGTCTGTACACTCGATCGCAACGGTTTGCGCCCATCCCGCTGGGTGATTACTAAAGACGATATTATTACCGTGGCCTCAGAGATCGGCGTCTATGATTACGCGCCTGAAGACGTGGTAGCCAAGGGGCGCCTCGGGCCCGGCCAGATGCTTTCCGTGGATACCCTCGAAGGTAAGCTGTACCACACCGCCGACATCGACAATATGCTCAAGCGGGCCCAGCCTTATAAGCGCTGGCTGAAGGAGAAAGCGCGACGTATTCGCTCGAAACTGGTTACCGCCCCTGTCGATAACAATTTTTCCCACCAGCAGTTCAAGGTCTACCAAAAATTATTCAGTTCCTCTCTGGAGGAGCGCGATAAGGTAGTGCGCCCCATGGCGGAAGCCGGCCAGGAAGCGGTCGGTTCCATGGGTGACGACACGCCGATGGCAGTTTTGTCGCGCTACAATCGCTCCCTTTATGATTACTTCCGCCAACAATTTGCCCAGGTCACAAACCCGCCCATAGACCCGTTGCGGGAGACAGTGGTGATGTCCCTGGAGACCTGTCTGGGGCGTGAGAAATCTGTATTTGAGGAGACGCCAGAACACGCTGACCGGGTGATTTTGTCTTCCCCGGTTCTGTCCCATATGAAATACACCGCACTGCTATCGCTGGATCGCCCCGGCTTTGATGCGGAAATATTTGATCTGAATTACGATCCTGCTGAGCAGGGCCTGAAAGTTGCAGTTGAAAGATTGTGCGAGAGGGTTGAGGCTTCAGTGCGCGCTGGCACAGTAATCGTAGTTCTTTCAGACCGCGATATTCGCGAAGGCCACTTGCCTATTGACGCGTTGCTCGCCACCGGCGCAGTGCACCACCATCTGGTGCATGCTGGCCTGCGCTGTGATTCCAATGTTGTGGTAGATACCGCCAGTGCCAGAGATGCGCACCAGCTGGCTTGCCTGGTTGGTGTCGGTGCCACGGCTGTACATCCCTACTTTTCTTACAGCATCATCAATCACCTGATCGATACCGGTGAACTTTTGCTGGATGCTGCAGAAGCACAAAAAAATTATCGCAATGGCATTATCAAGGGCTTACTGAAAATCCTTTCAAAGATGGGAATTTCCACGGTAGCTTCTTATCGCGGTGCCATGTTGTTTGAATTGGTGGGCCTCTCCAAGGATGTTGTGGACCTGTGTTTCCCCGGCGCACCTACCCGTATTGAAGGCGCCGGATTTGTTGAGCTGCAGGCGGATATGGCCTCCCGCGCCAATATTGCCTGGAAGGCGCGCAAACCGGTCTCTCCCGGCGGGCTGCACAAATATGTACATGGCCAGGAATATCACACCTTTAATCCGGATGTTGTGACCGCGCTGCGCCGTGCCGCCAGTACAGGGGATTACTCTGCCTGGCGTGATTATGCGGAGTTGGTAAACCAACGCCCGGTAGCGACTTTACGGGATATGCTCGGATTCAAAGAGAATCTCGAGCCAGTGCCATTGGAAGAAGTGGAACCTGTTGCGCAAATTGTGCGCCGCTTTGACTCTGCGGCGATGTCTCTGGGGGCGCTGTCTCCTGAGGCTCACGAATCTCTGGCGCAGGCAATGAATCGCCTGGGTGGCCGCTCCAATAGTGGCGAAGGCGGTGAAGACCCGGCGCGCTTTGGTACCGACAAAGTGTCCAAGATCAAGCAGATTGCCTCCGGCCGTTTCGGGGTGACACCGCACTACCTGGTGAATGCGGAAGTATTACAGATCAAGGTGGCCCAGGGGGCCAAGCCCGGCGAAGGTGGTCAGTTGCCCGGCGGCAAGGTGAATGGCCTGATCGCACGACTGCGCTACTCGGTGCCTGGCGTGACCCTGATCTCACCGCCACCTCACCACGATATCTACTCTATTGAGGACCTGGCCCAGCTGATCTTCGACCTGAAGCAGGTTAACCCCGATGCGTTGGTGTCAGTGAAGTTGGTATCGCGCCCAGGGGTTGGCACCATCGCTGCCGGTGTGGCCAAGGCTTACGCGGACCTGATTACCATTTCCGGCTACGATGGTGGCACCGCCGCCAGTCCGATTACCTCTATTCGTTACGCGGGGTCTCCCTGGGAGCTGGGTCTGGCGGAAACCCACCAGACCCTGCGAGTCAATGATTTGCGCGATAAAGTGCGCGTGCAAACCGATGGTGGCCTAAAGAGCGGCCTCGATGTGATCAAAGCAGCCATTCTTGGCGCCGAGAGCTTTGGTTTTGGCACTGCGCCGATGGTCGCCATTGGTTGCAAATATCTGCGTATCTGCCACCTGAATAATTGCGCTACCGGCATCGCCACTCAGCGCAAAAACCTGCGCGATGAGCACTACATCGGCACCGCCGAGATGGCCATGAACTTTTTCCGTTTTGTTGCCGAGGAGACTCGCGAGTGGATGGCGCGGTTGGGGGTGCGCAGCCTGGAAGAGTTGATTGGCCGCGTGGACCTGCTACGTGTTTTGGATGGCGAGACCGATAAGCAGAAGAAGCTCGATCTGTCGCCGCTGCTGCATACCGATGAGCTGCTCGATAGCAAACCGCAAACCTGTCAGCTTGCCAGAAATGAACCCTGGGACAAGGGCGAATTGGCCGAGCGTATGGTGGAAGAGATCCTGCCTTCCATTGAGGGTCTCGCTGGAGGTGAGTTCAGCTATCACGTGACTAATTGCGATCGCTCTCTGGGAGCACGCCTGTCCGGTGAAATCGCCAAGCGTCACGGTAATCAGGGCATGGTGGAAGCACCGATTAAATTGAGTCTCAAAGGAGTAGCTGGACAGTCGTTTGGTGTATGGAATGCCGGTGGACTGGAAATGTATCTGGAAGGGGATGCCAATGACTATGTCGGCAAAGGCATGGCCGGCGGCAAACTGGTGATCCGTCCCCCGGAGAACAGTACCTTCGCTTCCCAGGACACCAGTATTGTCGGCAATACCTGCCTTTATGGTGCCACCGGGGGCAAGCTGTTTGCCGCCGGCCGTGCCGGTGAGCGCTTTGCTGTGCGTAACTCCGGCGCCTTTTCCGTTGTGGAAGGGGCCGGTGACCACTGCTGTGAATATATGACTGGCGGTATGGTTGCAGTATTGGGACGCACCGGTTTTAACTTTGGTGCCGGTATGACCGGCGGATTTGCCTATGTGTTAGATCTGGAGCGGGATTTCTTCGACCGTTGTAACCATGAACTAATTGAGCTACGCCGGATCAGCAGTGAGATTCTGGAGCCGCACCAGAGTCACCTGCGCGAGGTAATTGAGGAATATACCAGCGAAACCGGCAGTGCCTGGGGTGAGGAGTTGCTGGATAACTTCGACGATTACCTGAGCCGTTTCTGGCTGGTTAAACCCAAGGCGGCAAGTCTTGCGGATCTTCTTTCTGACGTGCGCAAGCGCGGCGAATAA